Proteins from one Chryseobacterium arthrosphaerae genomic window:
- a CDS encoding AAA family ATPase encodes MIPVQLTIEGLYSYQECQTIDFKNLTEAGLFGIFGAVGSGKSSVLEAISFALYGETERLNMRDKRAYNMMNLKSNSSYIEFDFINYENKLFRATRDFKRNSKKFEEVKPNNVTFYEHIGHKWVPLDHSNAEAIIGLSYSNFKRTIIIPQGQFKEFLELGAAERTNMMKEIFSLQRYDLQNNVSALHVKNRSELDQLEGQLKGFEEINEEKIQAQKGLLAEEQKKLSEANEKLEKITDAYQQLKNLKSDFESLKQNREKFGVLSAQKPAIDALEIQTNLYDRVFRLFNPLIAEKNKLSKEIITKQNEREQQSKIVQETEKAFQILKDQLAALEPQFKALEQSRIQENDLHLIIQILTFYDEIKILRERTQKGSEKVKEVNLNKDNIQKKIDELSAHVKALKEQKLDPALLSEVGNWFIQQKSLKKSHDDQTEKIGKHQKQIGEIAEELKPFSYHENFKEDFKSRKETLEAKKKGLSQKLDHLKVQKELSRFASELHDGENCPLCGSQDHPHIVEIQDVNNELQEIQETITSVEQEILTIQKQEAEIDKILDRKKIFEEQLRTEQNTLLQIQKDIEKHLQQFTWKPFSPDQEDDFEKKRSDSFALEKKIEETDRNIALERENLEKENQLLEKFRTALDDFKSKEISKEEQINISRSGLKILTWAAYEQKETAEVESAYQKLVLSNKETEENYQKALQEEKILAPQLAAQKTIVIQTEKQIAELEKEISENNNSIANALAVQNFTEFKEVENILLQEINIEQNRSTIQKFNIDFETLKKFTEELEIKLKGLSFDDEHFSLTEKLFTEAQSEQKQISDSVVTKTAEIDRLEMEYIKKESLLKELAKLQKRAENLKLMMNLFKGAGFVQYVSSIYLRQLCDHANVRFHRMTRNQLSLQLNENNDFEIIDYLNEGRSRSVKTLSGGQAFQVSLSLALALAESVQANAQADKNFFFIDEGFGTQDTESVNIVFETLTNLMKENRIVGIISHIEELKEKIPTALTIIKDEERGSLIEII; translated from the coding sequence ATGATCCCTGTTCAATTAACTATCGAAGGTTTATATTCTTATCAGGAATGCCAGACCATTGATTTTAAAAATCTTACTGAGGCCGGATTATTCGGTATTTTCGGAGCGGTAGGATCCGGAAAGTCCTCGGTTCTTGAAGCAATCTCATTTGCTTTATATGGAGAAACCGAACGTCTGAATATGCGGGATAAAAGGGCTTACAATATGATGAATTTAAAATCAAACAGCTCTTATATTGAGTTTGATTTCATCAATTATGAAAATAAACTGTTCCGTGCGACCCGTGATTTTAAACGGAATTCAAAAAAATTCGAGGAAGTAAAACCTAATAATGTTACTTTTTATGAGCACATTGGCCATAAGTGGGTGCCTTTAGACCATTCGAATGCTGAAGCCATTATAGGTTTGAGCTATTCCAACTTCAAGAGGACGATCATTATTCCACAGGGACAGTTTAAAGAATTCCTGGAACTGGGTGCCGCGGAAAGAACCAATATGATGAAGGAAATCTTCAGCCTGCAGCGTTATGATCTGCAGAATAATGTTTCGGCACTTCATGTAAAAAACAGGTCTGAGCTTGATCAGCTTGAAGGGCAGCTAAAAGGTTTTGAAGAGATCAATGAAGAAAAGATCCAGGCGCAGAAAGGCCTTTTGGCAGAAGAGCAGAAAAAGCTTTCTGAAGCCAATGAAAAACTGGAAAAAATTACCGATGCCTATCAACAGCTGAAGAATCTGAAAAGTGATTTTGAAAGTTTAAAACAGAACCGGGAAAAATTCGGAGTACTCTCTGCACAGAAGCCCGCCATTGATGCACTGGAAATACAGACCAACTTGTATGACCGTGTTTTCAGGCTTTTCAATCCTTTGATTGCAGAGAAAAATAAACTTTCAAAGGAAATCATAACCAAGCAGAATGAAAGAGAACAGCAAAGCAAAATAGTACAGGAAACCGAAAAGGCATTTCAGATACTTAAAGATCAGCTTGCAGCTCTTGAGCCTCAGTTTAAGGCATTAGAACAGTCCAGAATACAGGAGAATGACCTTCACCTGATCATTCAGATTCTTACCTTCTATGATGAAATCAAAATCTTAAGGGAACGGACTCAAAAAGGGTCTGAAAAAGTAAAGGAGGTCAACCTGAATAAGGACAATATTCAAAAAAAGATTGATGAGCTTTCTGCACATGTCAAAGCATTAAAGGAACAGAAACTGGATCCGGCTTTGCTTTCTGAAGTGGGAAACTGGTTTATCCAGCAGAAAAGTTTAAAAAAATCTCATGACGATCAGACGGAAAAGATCGGAAAACATCAGAAACAGATCGGAGAAATTGCAGAGGAATTAAAGCCTTTCAGCTATCATGAGAATTTTAAAGAAGATTTTAAATCCAGAAAGGAAACATTAGAAGCAAAGAAAAAAGGGCTTTCCCAGAAACTGGATCACCTGAAGGTACAGAAAGAGCTTTCGCGTTTTGCCAGTGAACTTCATGATGGTGAAAACTGTCCTCTTTGCGGTTCTCAGGATCATCCGCATATTGTGGAAATTCAGGATGTAAACAATGAACTGCAGGAAATCCAGGAAACTATAACCTCGGTTGAGCAAGAGATTCTTACCATTCAAAAACAGGAAGCCGAAATTGACAAAATCCTGGACCGCAAAAAAATATTTGAAGAACAGCTCCGCACTGAGCAGAACACCCTGCTTCAGATTCAGAAAGATATTGAAAAACATCTTCAACAGTTTACATGGAAGCCGTTTTCCCCGGATCAGGAGGATGACTTTGAAAAAAAGCGCTCCGATTCTTTTGCACTGGAAAAAAAGATTGAAGAAACCGACCGGAACATTGCCCTGGAAAGGGAAAATCTGGAAAAGGAAAATCAGCTTCTGGAAAAGTTCAGGACTGCATTAGACGATTTTAAAAGCAAAGAGATCAGCAAGGAAGAACAGATCAATATCAGCAGATCCGGCCTCAAAATACTGACCTGGGCCGCTTATGAGCAAAAGGAAACAGCAGAGGTTGAAAGTGCCTATCAGAAATTAGTTCTGTCTAATAAAGAAACGGAAGAAAATTACCAAAAGGCATTACAGGAAGAAAAAATACTTGCCCCGCAGCTCGCTGCACAAAAAACCATCGTAATCCAGACCGAAAAGCAGATTGCTGAGCTGGAAAAAGAAATTTCAGAAAATAACAATAGTATTGCCAATGCTCTGGCTGTACAGAATTTCACGGAGTTTAAAGAGGTTGAAAATATTTTACTGCAGGAAATCAATATTGAGCAGAACAGAAGCACAATTCAGAAGTTTAACATTGATTTTGAAACGCTGAAGAAATTCACAGAAGAGCTGGAAATAAAACTGAAAGGTCTCTCATTTGATGATGAACACTTCTCTCTAACCGAAAAGCTATTCACCGAAGCTCAAAGTGAACAGAAGCAGATCAGTGATTCTGTGGTCACAAAGACTGCAGAAATAGACCGTCTGGAAATGGAATACATCAAAAAAGAAAGCCTTCTGAAAGAGCTTGCAAAACTTCAGAAACGTGCTGAAAATCTTAAGCTGATGATGAATCTCTTTAAAGGAGCAGGTTTTGTACAGTATGTTTCATCTATCTATCTGAGACAGCTCTGTGATCATGCCAACGTACGTTTTCACAGAATGACGAGAAATCAGCTGAGCCTGCAGCTTAATGAAAATAATGATTTTGAAATTATCGATTACCTCAACGAAGGCAGAAGCAGAAGTGTGAAAACACTTTCCGGAGGGCAGGCTTTCCAGGTATCACTGAGCCTTGCTTTAGCTCTGGCTGAAAGTGTTCAGGCGAATGCGCAGGCTGACAAAAATTTCTTTTTCATTGATGAAGGTTTCGGAACCCAGGATACAGAGTCGGTGAATATTGTCTTTGAAACACTGACCAACCTGATGAAGGAAAACAGAATTGTGGGAATTATTTCGCACATTGAAGAGCTTAAAGAGAAGATTCCTACGGCCCTTACGATTATCAAGGATGAGGAAAGGGGAAGTCTGATTGAAATTATTTAA
- a CDS encoding GIN domain-containing protein, which translates to MKTRNLFVLSALMVLASCNERHEKKDREKSNWVEKVVNTESGPIQHKEFNGDFDEIQVSQAIEAEVIKSDVEKVEISAPQNIIDEILVDNEGGKLHIHYKPGIRVMNIHKVTAKIYAKDFSKLLADSAAKINVKDKFTQEKTDIEVSSAGSISGDLEANDMDINVSSSSNFSGKIWAVNLDIESSSGSSLDLSGKAKHADISASSGASVSAKGVIADNVEADASSGANVQISAVSSVKAGASSGGSVDIAKKGELKNVSKEESSGGSVNIQ; encoded by the coding sequence ATGAAAACAAGGAATCTTTTTGTTCTTTCTGCCTTAATGGTATTAGCCTCATGTAATGAGAGACATGAGAAAAAAGACAGGGAAAAAAGCAACTGGGTAGAGAAAGTGGTAAATACGGAAAGCGGGCCTATACAGCATAAAGAGTTCAACGGGGATTTTGATGAAATTCAGGTTTCCCAGGCAATAGAAGCTGAGGTGATCAAATCAGACGTAGAAAAAGTGGAAATTTCCGCGCCTCAGAATATCATTGATGAGATACTGGTAGATAATGAAGGCGGAAAACTGCATATCCATTATAAGCCAGGTATCAGGGTAATGAATATTCATAAAGTGACAGCAAAGATTTATGCTAAAGATTTTTCAAAGCTTCTTGCCGATTCAGCTGCAAAAATTAACGTAAAAGATAAGTTTACTCAGGAGAAAACAGACATAGAGGTTTCCAGTGCAGGGAGTATCTCCGGAGATCTTGAAGCTAATGATATGGATATCAACGTTAGCAGCAGCAGTAACTTCAGTGGAAAAATATGGGCAGTGAATCTGGATATTGAGTCATCTTCAGGATCATCTCTTGACCTTTCCGGAAAAGCAAAGCATGCAGACATCAGTGCTTCTTCAGGAGCCAGTGTTTCAGCTAAAGGGGTTATTGCTGACAATGTGGAAGCTGATGCCTCCAGCGGAGCAAATGTTCAGATCAGCGCCGTATCTTCTGTGAAAGCAGGAGCTTCTTCCGGAGGAAGTGTGGATATCGCTAAAAAAGGAGAACTTAAAAATGTAAGCAAGGAAGAGAGCAGCGGTGGCAGCGTAAACATCCAATAA
- a CDS encoding VF530 family protein gives MEEKSKDPLHGKRLDTILEELVDYYKGFEKLGEQINIKCFTDNPSISSSLKFLRKTPWARTKVESLYLFVLRQKKRDEARNKK, from the coding sequence ATGGAAGAAAAATCAAAAGATCCTTTACACGGAAAAAGACTTGATACCATTCTTGAGGAACTGGTAGACTATTACAAAGGATTTGAGAAACTGGGTGAACAGATCAACATCAAATGTTTTACAGATAACCCGAGTATCAGTTCATCCCTGAAGTTTCTCAGAAAAACACCGTGGGCGAGAACCAAGGTTGAAAGTTTGTATCTGTTTGTACTGAGACAGAAGAAAAGAGATGAAGCCAGGAATAAGAAGTAA
- a CDS encoding FKBP-type peptidyl-prolyl cis-trans isomerase has product MTIENNHVVSVKYILHTIEEDGSKVLVEETTTENPLTFLYGVGMMIPKFEQNILGLKAGDKADFTIQPEEAYGDRQPDAIAQLPVEMFNESGLPPVGAILPLSDNQGNNFQAFVVEITPEVVVADLNHPMAGKVLDFQVEVLNTRPATEEELAHGHAHGVDGTDTH; this is encoded by the coding sequence ATGACAATTGAAAACAATCACGTTGTATCTGTAAAGTATATACTTCACACCATTGAAGAAGATGGAAGTAAAGTTCTTGTAGAAGAAACAACAACAGAAAATCCACTTACATTTTTGTATGGTGTGGGAATGATGATTCCAAAGTTCGAGCAAAATATCCTTGGTTTGAAAGCTGGTGATAAAGCAGATTTCACCATTCAGCCTGAGGAAGCTTACGGAGACAGACAGCCTGATGCTATTGCACAGTTGCCGGTTGAGATGTTTAATGAATCAGGGCTTCCGCCAGTAGGAGCAATCTTACCTTTATCTGACAACCAGGGGAATAATTTCCAGGCATTTGTGGTAGAGATCACACCGGAAGTTGTAGTAGCAGACCTTAACCACCCAATGGCAGGGAAAGTGTTGGATTTCCAGGTGGAAGTTTTAAACACACGTCCGGCTACAGAAGAAGAGTTGGCGCATGGCCATGCTCACGGAGTTGACGGAACAGATACTCACTAA
- a CDS encoding LLM class flavin-dependent oxidoreductase — protein sequence MELGIGMFGDLAFDQSTGKYRDAGIKIREILEQVKLMDEVGIDVFAMGEHHRPDYAVSSPEMVLAAAASITKNIKLASGVTVLSSSEPVKVYEDFSTLDLISDGRAEIFVGRGSFIESFPLYGYSLNDYEQLFDEKLELLLKINTEENVSWSGKLRAPMQNQTVYPRAKNDGKLAIWRAVGGTPQSVLSAAQLGMPLVVAIIGGMPIQFKNLIEFYKQEYQKAGHDVSKMQIAIHSHTFVSDDQNVVEGYFHTYKSQMDRIGASRGWAPYTKMQYDGGRSKDGALFIGSPAEVADKIAYMKEIFGITRFIGHMDIGDPAHDIMMKSIELFGNEVKPVIQGL from the coding sequence ATGGAATTAGGAATAGGAATGTTCGGAGACCTGGCTTTTGACCAGTCAACCGGAAAATATAGAGATGCAGGAATTAAAATCCGTGAAATACTGGAACAGGTAAAACTGATGGATGAGGTAGGCATTGATGTCTTTGCCATGGGGGAACATCACCGTCCGGACTACGCCGTTTCTTCACCGGAAATGGTATTGGCAGCGGCGGCAAGCATTACAAAAAATATAAAACTGGCAAGTGGAGTTACGGTGTTAAGTTCTTCAGAGCCTGTAAAAGTATATGAAGACTTTTCAACATTGGATCTGATCTCAGACGGAAGAGCGGAAATATTCGTAGGCCGGGGAAGCTTCATTGAATCTTTTCCTTTATATGGATATTCACTCAATGATTATGAACAGCTTTTCGATGAAAAGCTTGAACTCTTATTGAAAATAAATACTGAAGAGAACGTATCATGGTCAGGAAAACTGAGAGCTCCCATGCAGAATCAGACTGTTTATCCAAGAGCCAAAAATGACGGTAAACTGGCTATCTGGAGAGCTGTAGGAGGTACGCCACAATCTGTACTGAGTGCAGCACAGTTGGGAATGCCGTTGGTGGTAGCAATTATTGGAGGAATGCCCATCCAGTTTAAAAACCTGATTGAGTTCTATAAACAGGAATATCAGAAGGCGGGGCATGACGTTTCAAAGATGCAGATTGCCATTCATTCCCATACTTTTGTGAGTGATGACCAGAATGTGGTAGAAGGATATTTCCATACCTATAAATCACAAATGGATAGGATAGGAGCATCAAGAGGATGGGCACCTTATACCAAAATGCAGTATGATGGCGGAAGAAGCAAGGACGGAGCATTATTTATCGGCAGCCCGGCTGAGGTAGCAGATAAAATTGCCTACATGAAGGAGATCTTCGGGATTACAAGATTTATCGGGCACATGGACATTGGCGATCCGGCTCATGATATTATGATGAAGTCTATAGAGCTGTTCGGAAATGAAGTGAAACCTGTGATACAGGGATTGTAA
- a CDS encoding metallophosphoesterase family protein — MKILHTADWHLGKRLDRFSRLEEQILVMEEIIAIADQENTDLVLVAGDLFDNFNPGVEAVELFYKTLKRLSLNGKRPVIAISGNHDSPNLINAPDPLARECGIILIGHPKAEITPLDSAHFRILNSKPGFIELAIENIDFPLRILHTPYANEIRLKEYFGENKEEEINKVLSQTWQELADEFCDASGVNLLTAHLYMNKRGAEILEEPEGEKPIKIGNADLIFSDAIPEQIQYTALGHLHGFQNIGTKERPVIYSSSPLCYSFSEAGQTKYVSIIDAEPGKPVSYEKKTLSSGRTLVRKTFSSVEDTVQWLTENPNTFIELTLESETFLTADERRLLYQSHNGIVHLIPRVKNRELTEQQGHEINLNQNIEILFKEYFKSKNGGQEANEELMNLFNEILNA; from the coding sequence ATGAAAATTCTGCATACTGCCGACTGGCATTTAGGAAAACGGCTGGACCGCTTTTCCCGTCTTGAAGAGCAAATCCTGGTGATGGAAGAGATCATTGCCATTGCCGATCAGGAAAACACAGACCTTGTGCTTGTTGCGGGAGATCTTTTTGATAATTTCAATCCTGGCGTAGAAGCTGTTGAGCTTTTTTATAAGACCCTGAAGCGTTTATCTTTGAATGGTAAACGTCCGGTGATTGCTATTTCCGGAAACCATGACTCCCCGAACCTGATCAATGCACCTGATCCGTTGGCCCGGGAATGTGGAATCATTTTAATCGGTCATCCTAAAGCTGAGATCACGCCGCTGGATTCTGCACATTTCAGAATTCTGAACTCGAAACCCGGCTTTATAGAACTTGCGATTGAAAATATTGATTTTCCTTTAAGAATTCTGCATACGCCTTATGCCAACGAGATCCGTTTAAAAGAATATTTCGGAGAAAATAAAGAGGAGGAAATCAACAAAGTACTTTCACAGACCTGGCAGGAACTTGCGGATGAGTTTTGTGATGCATCCGGAGTCAATCTTCTGACCGCCCATTTGTATATGAATAAAAGGGGTGCGGAAATTCTGGAAGAACCGGAAGGTGAGAAACCTATTAAAATCGGGAATGCTGATCTGATATTCTCCGATGCGATCCCGGAGCAGATCCAGTATACTGCATTGGGGCACCTGCATGGCTTTCAGAACATCGGTACAAAAGAAAGACCGGTAATTTATTCTTCTTCGCCATTATGTTACAGTTTCAGTGAAGCCGGGCAGACCAAATATGTTTCCATTATCGATGCAGAACCGGGAAAGCCTGTTTCGTATGAAAAGAAAACTCTGAGTAGTGGCAGAACATTGGTAAGAAAAACATTTTCATCTGTTGAAGATACGGTTCAGTGGCTCACAGAAAATCCGAATACATTCATTGAACTGACGCTGGAAAGCGAAACTTTTTTAACGGCTGATGAAAGAAGACTGCTCTATCAGTCCCACAACGGAATCGTTCACCTTATTCCAAGGGTTAAAAACAGGGAGCTGACGGAACAGCAAGGCCATGAAATCAATTTAAATCAGAATATTGAGATACTGTTCAAGGAGTATTTTAAATCTAAAAACGGAGGGCAGGAAGCCAATGAAGAACTGATGAATTTGTTTAACGAAATTTTAAATGCATAG
- a CDS encoding M3 family metallopeptidase: MKNISSVLLISALAFNQSCTTMKQTDIQQELPAPDPSLSSNPLMKKSKLQYEAPEFDKIKNEHFKPAFDFGLKQHEAEIVKIANNPAAPTFENTIVALEKSGEVLKRAVTVFSNLTSANTNSTLQALDEEYAPVFAAHSDKMYLNENLYKRIKSIKEDGLDTESKRLVQFYKQNFEIAGANLSAADKEKLKQINQELASLSTQYANKLLEARKQGGVFFSDAKELDGLSADEIAAAAADAKTAGQPGKYLLALQNTTQQPLLQNLKNRATREKLFKASWTRAEKGDTNDTRETIEKLAKLRLKKAQTLGKKNFAEWKLQDQMAKTPEAATKLMNQIATPAVETAKREAKDIQDLIDQQKGGFKVEPWDWNFYAEQVRKAKYDLDESEIKPYFEITTVLEKGVFFAAEKFYGLTFKKRTDLPVYHPDVVTYEVFDHDGKSIAIYYLDFYTRDSKNGGAWMSNFVEQSYLLGTKPVIVNCYNYQKPAPGKPSLISYDDVSTIFHEFGHSIHGMFASQKYPSLSGTNVPRDFVEFPSQINEHWALDPVVLKNYAVHYETKQPIPQALVEKIKKASTFNQGYMTTELVSAAALDMDWHTVTNESQFIPVLDFEKQSLASHGFTLATVPPRYHTPYFAHIWGGGYSAGYYAYLWSETLDNDAWEWIKNNGGLTRENGDRFRKYILSVGNSVDLNQAFRDFTGHDPDIKPLLRNRGFIK, encoded by the coding sequence ATGAAGAATATTTCGTCGGTATTATTAATCTCTGCCTTGGCGTTCAATCAATCTTGTACTACAATGAAACAGACCGATATTCAACAGGAACTTCCTGCTCCTGATCCCTCTTTATCTTCAAACCCGCTGATGAAGAAAAGCAAGCTTCAGTATGAAGCTCCGGAATTTGACAAAATCAAAAATGAGCATTTTAAACCTGCTTTTGATTTTGGTTTAAAACAACATGAAGCTGAAATAGTAAAAATTGCCAACAACCCGGCTGCCCCAACTTTTGAAAACACTATTGTAGCGTTGGAAAAAAGTGGTGAAGTACTGAAAAGAGCAGTAACAGTGTTCTCCAATCTTACCAGTGCAAATACCAACTCTACCCTTCAGGCCTTAGATGAAGAATATGCTCCTGTTTTTGCAGCTCATTCTGATAAAATGTACCTGAACGAAAATCTTTACAAAAGAATAAAGTCGATCAAAGAAGACGGCCTGGATACTGAAAGCAAAAGACTTGTTCAGTTTTACAAACAAAACTTCGAAATTGCAGGTGCAAACCTTTCTGCAGCAGACAAAGAAAAGCTGAAGCAGATCAACCAGGAACTGGCTTCTCTTTCTACCCAGTATGCCAACAAACTTCTGGAAGCCAGAAAGCAGGGCGGTGTATTCTTTTCTGATGCAAAAGAACTTGACGGACTTTCTGCTGATGAAATTGCAGCGGCAGCAGCTGATGCTAAAACTGCAGGACAGCCCGGAAAATACCTTTTGGCTTTACAAAATACAACACAGCAACCTCTTTTACAGAATTTAAAAAACAGAGCAACCCGGGAGAAACTTTTCAAAGCATCATGGACAAGAGCGGAAAAAGGTGACACCAATGATACCAGAGAAACAATTGAAAAACTGGCTAAACTCAGACTGAAAAAAGCTCAGACGCTTGGTAAAAAGAATTTTGCAGAATGGAAACTTCAGGACCAGATGGCCAAAACTCCTGAAGCAGCAACCAAACTGATGAACCAGATTGCAACCCCGGCAGTGGAAACAGCAAAACGTGAAGCAAAAGATATCCAGGATCTTATCGACCAGCAGAAAGGAGGCTTCAAAGTAGAGCCATGGGACTGGAATTTCTATGCAGAGCAGGTAAGAAAAGCTAAGTATGATCTTGATGAAAGTGAAATAAAACCTTACTTTGAAATCACAACGGTTTTAGAGAAAGGAGTTTTCTTTGCTGCTGAAAAATTCTATGGACTGACGTTCAAAAAGAGGACGGACCTTCCGGTTTACCATCCTGACGTAGTGACTTATGAAGTTTTTGATCATGACGGAAAATCTATTGCGATCTATTATCTTGATTTTTACACAAGAGATTCCAAAAACGGTGGCGCATGGATGAGTAATTTTGTTGAGCAGTCTTATTTACTGGGCACCAAACCTGTCATTGTCAATTGCTACAATTACCAGAAACCGGCTCCGGGAAAACCATCCTTAATCAGTTATGACGATGTTTCAACCATTTTCCATGAATTTGGTCACTCCATTCACGGAATGTTTGCAAGCCAGAAATATCCTTCTCTTTCCGGAACCAACGTACCGAGAGATTTTGTAGAGTTCCCTTCACAGATCAATGAGCATTGGGCTTTAGATCCTGTTGTTCTGAAAAATTATGCGGTTCATTACGAAACAAAACAGCCGATTCCTCAGGCTCTGGTAGAAAAAATTAAAAAAGCATCTACTTTCAATCAGGGATATATGACCACAGAACTGGTTTCTGCAGCAGCTTTGGATATGGATTGGCACACAGTAACGAACGAAAGCCAGTTTATTCCTGTTTTGGATTTTGAAAAACAGTCATTGGCCAGCCACGGATTTACGTTGGCAACTGTTCCGCCGAGATATCATACTCCTTATTTTGCGCACATCTGGGGCGGCGGATATTCTGCCGGATATTACGCTTATTTGTGGTCTGAAACATTGGATAACGATGCATGGGAATGGATCAAAAACAATGGTGGTTTAACACGAGAAAACGGTGACCGTTTCAGAAAATACATCCTTTCGGTAGGAAATTCTGTAGACCTTAACCAGGCATTCAGGGATTTCACAGGACATGATCCGGATATCAAACCTTTATTGAGAAACAGAGGGTTTATTAAATAA
- a CDS encoding YchJ family protein encodes MNCPCCSGKTYEECCKPYHTGEKHAPTAEALMRSRFSAFAIPNGEYLMETTLPGKRKYHNKKDLQEWGEINQWTKLEIIQTPALNHVEFKAYYTDQDGHPQIHHEFSIFQKMHERWYYVSGEFLD; translated from the coding sequence ATGAATTGTCCCTGCTGTTCCGGAAAGACCTATGAAGAGTGCTGCAAACCTTATCATACAGGAGAGAAACATGCTCCTACCGCAGAAGCACTGATGCGTTCCCGGTTTTCTGCTTTTGCCATTCCCAATGGTGAATACCTGATGGAAACCACTCTTCCCGGAAAAAGAAAATACCATAATAAGAAAGACCTTCAGGAATGGGGGGAGATCAACCAATGGACAAAACTGGAGATCATTCAGACGCCTGCCTTAAACCATGTAGAATTCAAAGCTTATTATACAGATCAGGACGGTCATCCGCAAATCCATCACGAGTTTTCGATTTTCCAGAAAATGCATGAACGCTGGTATTATGTTTCAGGTGAATTTTTAGATTAA